A DNA window from Brassica napus cultivar Da-Ae chromosome C1, Da-Ae, whole genome shotgun sequence contains the following coding sequences:
- the LOC106447910 gene encoding uncharacterized protein LOC106447910 isoform X2, translating to MMKNVKKASPEFATSETFVWWDMDSCPLPSGYDPCRLGPRIDTELKNLGYNGPLTIIGIGNLDGVPHDFLKALSSGGVVIKQLQLGSNMILCVNEALNSSESRFQPPLTMMVISAVHADLLEEVVSVFYIRGALYNLLLAYPYVTEHADPEPSSLLVDNFGGEWVWDRFGLLKDSGSANEIRRQDTGCEMHFCGLCDLSFPSFDDFTTHFKTPPHTDKMDKYLSYLAWKFNREAESYEAHKLREPYLAKVKAKRLEFIEFDNYFKDDDEDDDIPKTEKSKRLKKPKMQSKGKRFKFGLLCKSSSLKKNPTAKAKKLSKKLSKATIKLSKLEIPEEA from the exons ATGATGAAGAACGTCAAGAAGGCGTCGCCAGAGTTCGCGACATCTGAAACGTTCGTGTGGTGGGACATGGACAGCTGTCCACTCCCCAGTGGTTATGACCCATGTCGGCTGGGTCCGAGAATAGACACGGAGTTGAAGAATCTAGGCTACAATGGTCCGCTCACCATCATTGGCATTGGTAACCTGGATGGAGTCCCTCACGACTTCCTGAAAGCGCTCTCTTCCGGTGGAGTCGTTATTAAACAGCTTCAACTAG GATCCAACATGATTCTATGTGTGAACGAGGCTTTGAATTCGTCTGAAAGTCGTTTTCAACCTCCGTTGACAATGATGGTCATATCTGCCGTCCATGCTGATCTATTGGAAGAAGTCGTTTCCGTGTTTTATATTCGTGGCGCCCTTTACAATCTTCTTCTGGCTTATCCATACGTTACCGAACATGCTGACCCAGAGCCTTCCTCCTTACTAGTCGACAACTTTGGTGGAGAGTGGGTCTGGGATAGGTTTGGCTTACTCAAAg ATTCAGGGTCTGCCAATGAGATTAGGAGACAGGACACAGGCTGTGAAATGCATTTTTGCGGATTATGCGATCTTTCTTTTCCCAGCTTTGATGATTTCACCACGCACTTCAAAACTCCCCCACATACAGATAAG ATGGATAAGTATCTTAGTTACCTTGCGTGGAAGTTTAATCGTGAAGCAGAATCTTATGAGGCCCATAAGCTTAGAGAG CCTTATCTTGCAAAAGTGAAGGCAAAAAGGCTAGAGTTTATAGAGTTTGACAATTATTTtaaagatgatgatgaggatgatgataTTCCCAAGACTGAGAAG TCAAAAAGGTTGAAGAAGCCTAAGATGCAATCAAAG GGAAAAAGATTCAAGTTTGgccttctttgtaagtcttcctCTCTAAAGAAAAATCCTACTGCCAAGGCGAAGAAGTTATCAAAG aaGCTATCAAAGGCAACTATAAAGCTATCAAAG TTGGAGATTCCAGAAGAAGCTTAG
- the LOC106447910 gene encoding V-type proton ATPase 16 kDa proteolipid subunit isoform X5, whose protein sequence is MTVAEPGKLNIEESPPLWGSRSVDCFEKLEQIGEGTYGMGAAYGTAKSGVGVASMGVMRPELVMKSIVPVVMAGVLGIYGLIIDVIISTGINPKAKSYYLFDGYAHLSSGLACGLAGLSAGMAIGIVGDAGVRANAQQSKLFVGMILILIFAEATC, encoded by the exons ATGACGGTGGCAGAGCCCGGGAAGCTAAATATAGAGGAGTCTCCTCCGCTATGGGGATCTCGCAGCGTCGATTGCTTCGAGAAGCTCGAACAAATCGGTGAAGGAACTTACG GTATGGGAGCAGCGTACGGGACAGCGAAGAGCGGGGTCGGTGTGGCGTCGATGGGTGTGATGAGACCAGAGCTTGTGATGAAATCGATTGTTCCCGTGGTTATGGCTGGTGTGTTGGGTATTTATGGTTTGATCATTGATGTCATCATCAGTACTGGAATCAATCCAAAGGCCAAGTCTTACTATCTATTCGATGGCTATGCTCATCTCTCTTCGGGTCTCGCTTGTGGTCTCGCCGGTCTCTCCGCTGGTATGGCTATTGGAATCGTCGGCGACGCAGGTGTCAG AGCGAATGCACAGCAATCAAAGCTGTTTGTGGGAATGATTTTGATTCTCATCTTTGCTGAAGCTACTT GTTAA
- the LOC106447910 gene encoding V-type proton ATPase 16 kDa proteolipid subunit isoform X6 gives MGAAYGTAKSGVGVASMGVMRPELVMKSIVPVVMAGVLGIYGLIIDVIISTGINPKAKSYYLFDGYAHLSSGLACGLAGLSAGMAIGIVGDAGVRANAQQSKLFVGMILILIFAEATCNPLLQWFLIVLHCRCFHFR, from the exons ATGGGAGCAGCGTACGGGACAGCGAAGAGCGGGGTCGGTGTGGCGTCGATGGGTGTGATGAGACCAGAGCTTGTGATGAAATCGATTGTTCCCGTGGTTATGGCTGGTGTGTTGGGTATTTATGGTTTGATCATTGATGTCATCATCAGTACTGGAATCAATCCAAAGGCCAAGTCTTACTATCTATTCGATGGCTATGCTCATCTCTCTTCGGGTCTCGCTTGTGGTCTCGCCGGTCTCTCCGCTGGTATGGCTATTGGAATCGTCGGCGACGCAGGTGTCAG AGCGAATGCACAGCAATCAAAGCTGTTTGTGGGAATGATTTTGATTCTCATCTTTGCTGAAGCTACTTGTAATCCTTTGCTACAATGGTTTTTAATTGTATTGCATTGTCGTTGCTTTCATTTTCGTTGA
- the LOC106447910 gene encoding uncharacterized protein LOC106447910 isoform X3, producing the protein MMKNVKKASPEFATSETFVWWDMDSCPLPSGYDPCRLGPRIDTELKNLGYNGPLTIIGIGNLDGVPHDFLKALSSGGVVIKQLQLGSNMILCVNEALNSSESRFQPPLTMMVISAVHADLLEEVVSVFYIRGALYNLLLAYPYVTEHADPEPSSLLVDNFGGEWVWDRFGLLKDSGSANEIRRQDTGCEMHFCGLCDLSFPSFDDFTTHFKTPPHTDKMDKYLSYLAWKFNREAESYEAHKLREPYLAKVKAKRLEFIEFDNYFKDDDEDDDIPKTEKSKRLKKPKMQSKGKRFKFGLLCKSSSLKKNPTAKAKKLSKLEIPEEA; encoded by the exons ATGATGAAGAACGTCAAGAAGGCGTCGCCAGAGTTCGCGACATCTGAAACGTTCGTGTGGTGGGACATGGACAGCTGTCCACTCCCCAGTGGTTATGACCCATGTCGGCTGGGTCCGAGAATAGACACGGAGTTGAAGAATCTAGGCTACAATGGTCCGCTCACCATCATTGGCATTGGTAACCTGGATGGAGTCCCTCACGACTTCCTGAAAGCGCTCTCTTCCGGTGGAGTCGTTATTAAACAGCTTCAACTAG GATCCAACATGATTCTATGTGTGAACGAGGCTTTGAATTCGTCTGAAAGTCGTTTTCAACCTCCGTTGACAATGATGGTCATATCTGCCGTCCATGCTGATCTATTGGAAGAAGTCGTTTCCGTGTTTTATATTCGTGGCGCCCTTTACAATCTTCTTCTGGCTTATCCATACGTTACCGAACATGCTGACCCAGAGCCTTCCTCCTTACTAGTCGACAACTTTGGTGGAGAGTGGGTCTGGGATAGGTTTGGCTTACTCAAAg ATTCAGGGTCTGCCAATGAGATTAGGAGACAGGACACAGGCTGTGAAATGCATTTTTGCGGATTATGCGATCTTTCTTTTCCCAGCTTTGATGATTTCACCACGCACTTCAAAACTCCCCCACATACAGATAAG ATGGATAAGTATCTTAGTTACCTTGCGTGGAAGTTTAATCGTGAAGCAGAATCTTATGAGGCCCATAAGCTTAGAGAG CCTTATCTTGCAAAAGTGAAGGCAAAAAGGCTAGAGTTTATAGAGTTTGACAATTATTTtaaagatgatgatgaggatgatgataTTCCCAAGACTGAGAAG TCAAAAAGGTTGAAGAAGCCTAAGATGCAATCAAAG GGAAAAAGATTCAAGTTTGgccttctttgtaagtcttcctCTCTAAAGAAAAATCCTACTGCCAAGGCGAAGAAGTTATCAAAG TTGGAGATTCCAGAAGAAGCTTAG
- the LOC106447910 gene encoding V-type proton ATPase 16 kDa proteolipid subunit isoform X7 produces the protein MTVAEPGKLNIEESPPLWGSRSVDCFEKLEQIGEGTYGMGAAYGTAKSGVGVASMGVMRPELVMKSIVPVVMAGVLGIYGLIIDVIISTGINPKAKSYYLFDGYAHLSSGLACGLAGLSAGMAIGIVGDAGVRLKR, from the exons ATGACGGTGGCAGAGCCCGGGAAGCTAAATATAGAGGAGTCTCCTCCGCTATGGGGATCTCGCAGCGTCGATTGCTTCGAGAAGCTCGAACAAATCGGTGAAGGAACTTACG GTATGGGAGCAGCGTACGGGACAGCGAAGAGCGGGGTCGGTGTGGCGTCGATGGGTGTGATGAGACCAGAGCTTGTGATGAAATCGATTGTTCCCGTGGTTATGGCTGGTGTGTTGGGTATTTATGGTTTGATCATTGATGTCATCATCAGTACTGGAATCAATCCAAAGGCCAAGTCTTACTATCTATTCGATGGCTATGCTCATCTCTCTTCGGGTCTCGCTTGTGGTCTCGCCGGTCTCTCCGCTGGTATGGCTATTGGAATCGTCGGCGACGCAGGTGTCAG GTTAAAAAGATGA
- the LOC106447910 gene encoding uncharacterized protein LOC106447910 isoform X1 yields MMKNVKKASPEFATSETFVWWDMDSCPLPSGYDPCRLGPRIDTELKNLGYNGPLTIIGIGNLDGVPHDFLKALSSGGVVIKQLQLGSNMILCVNEALNSSESRFQPPLTMMVISAVHADLLEEVVSVFYIRGALYNLLLAYPYVTEHADPEPSSLLVDNFGGEWVWDRFGLLKDSGSANEIRRQDTGCEMHFCGLCDLSFPSFDDFTTHFKTPPHTDKMDKYLSYLAWKFNREAESYEAHKLREPYLAKVKAKRLEFIEFDNYFKDDDEDDDIPKTEKSKRLKKPKMQSKGKRFKFGLLCKSSSLKKNPTAKAKKLSKKLSKATIKLSKARFCNKSVFS; encoded by the exons ATGATGAAGAACGTCAAGAAGGCGTCGCCAGAGTTCGCGACATCTGAAACGTTCGTGTGGTGGGACATGGACAGCTGTCCACTCCCCAGTGGTTATGACCCATGTCGGCTGGGTCCGAGAATAGACACGGAGTTGAAGAATCTAGGCTACAATGGTCCGCTCACCATCATTGGCATTGGTAACCTGGATGGAGTCCCTCACGACTTCCTGAAAGCGCTCTCTTCCGGTGGAGTCGTTATTAAACAGCTTCAACTAG GATCCAACATGATTCTATGTGTGAACGAGGCTTTGAATTCGTCTGAAAGTCGTTTTCAACCTCCGTTGACAATGATGGTCATATCTGCCGTCCATGCTGATCTATTGGAAGAAGTCGTTTCCGTGTTTTATATTCGTGGCGCCCTTTACAATCTTCTTCTGGCTTATCCATACGTTACCGAACATGCTGACCCAGAGCCTTCCTCCTTACTAGTCGACAACTTTGGTGGAGAGTGGGTCTGGGATAGGTTTGGCTTACTCAAAg ATTCAGGGTCTGCCAATGAGATTAGGAGACAGGACACAGGCTGTGAAATGCATTTTTGCGGATTATGCGATCTTTCTTTTCCCAGCTTTGATGATTTCACCACGCACTTCAAAACTCCCCCACATACAGATAAG ATGGATAAGTATCTTAGTTACCTTGCGTGGAAGTTTAATCGTGAAGCAGAATCTTATGAGGCCCATAAGCTTAGAGAG CCTTATCTTGCAAAAGTGAAGGCAAAAAGGCTAGAGTTTATAGAGTTTGACAATTATTTtaaagatgatgatgaggatgatgataTTCCCAAGACTGAGAAG TCAAAAAGGTTGAAGAAGCCTAAGATGCAATCAAAG GGAAAAAGATTCAAGTTTGgccttctttgtaagtcttcctCTCTAAAGAAAAATCCTACTGCCAAGGCGAAGAAGTTATCAAAG aaGCTATCAAAGGCAACTATAAAGCTATCAAAGGCACGTTTTTGTAACAAATCTGTTTTCTCATAA
- the LOC106433087 gene encoding LOB domain-containing protein 20-like, translating to MADQQRSGHNTSDSRRKSAAGRRTSQHTTTSSLSSGGGAMAAAATTGTGTVSPCGACKFLRRKCVSGCIFAPHFGSDQGAARFAAVHKVFGASNVSKLLHHIPVNRRHDAVVTISYEAQARLSDPVYGCVSTILALQQQVASLQAELSLVQSQLINSRVAMANVMQQQQNHHQQHQQLVVMQQPEYSNNSSASTTLAGAAMNSFTATAEAAAAVSYDVMAPANLEHSLQHVPRHQQGSGNQHEDEEESGTEFSVAVGSTALAAEVIYPAEGFHRI from the exons ATGGCTGATCAGCAGCGATCTGGCCACAACACCTCAGATTCTCGCCGGAAATCAGCAGCCGGGAGACGAACCTCACAACACACTACGACGTCATCATTATCTTCCGGTGGAGGAGCCATGGCGGCAGCTGCAACGACGGGGACAGGAACGGTCTCGCCTTGTGGGGCTTGCAAGTTCTTGAGAAGGAAGTGTGTGAGTGGATGCATTTTCGCTCCACATTTCGGGTCGGACCAAGGAGCGGCTAGGTTCGCGGCGGTCCATAAGGTATTTGGAGCCAGCAACGTGTCGAAACTGTTGCATCATATTCCGGTGAACCGTCGTCATGACGCTGTAGTTACGATTTCATATGAGGCTCAAGCTAGGCTCTCTGATCCTGTGTATGGCTGCGTCTCAACTATCCTTGCTCTCCAACAACAG GTGGCCTCGCTACAGGCGGAGTTATCACTGGTGCAATCACAACTAATAAACAGTAGAGTCGCAATGGCCAACGTtatgcaacaacaacaaaatcatCACCAACAACATCAACAACTAGTCGTTATGCAACAACCTGAATACTCCAACAACTCATCCGCCTCCACCACTCTTGCCGGAGCCGCCATGAATAGTTTCACCGCGACGGCAGAAGCAGCAGCAGCCGTTAGCTATGACGTCATGGCCCCGGCTAATTTAGAGCATTCGTTGCAGCATGTGCCACGGCATCAACAAGGTAGCGGAAATCAgcatgaggacgaggaagagagTGGTACTGAGTTTTCGGTGGCTGTGGGCTCGACGGCGTTGGCTGCGGAGGTTATATATCCGGCGGAGGGTTTTCACCGGATATGA
- the LOC125580740 gene encoding uncharacterized protein LOC125580740, which produces MMKNVKKATPELATSKTIVWWDMDSCPLPNGYDPSRVGPRIDTELKNQGYNGPLTIIGIGNLEGVPHDFLKALSSGGVVIKQLPLGSDMMSCVRRALFSREPRFEPPLSMMLITAVHADLLEDIVCVFFNRGPRYNLLLAFPAVTEHADPEPPTLLVDNFGGEWVWDRLGLLKDPGSANYDTRRQDTGCESHCCGLCDDFSSDSFDDFKAHLDSPQHADKMREYLSYLAGRFYRVLENFESAVRLQESYLAKVEAKRREFVTWFGLDDSDDEDDTPKPQKGKKFKAALLCKSSSLKKKSTAKPKKPSKSKRLETAEEAECSLPKNATTMSS; this is translated from the exons atgatgaagaaCGTGAAGAAGGCGACGCCAGAGTTGGCGACCTCTAAAACGATCGTGTGGTGGGACATGGACAGCTGTCCGCTCCCAAATGGTTATGACCCAAGTCGAGTCGGTCCGAGAATAGACACAGAGTTGAAGAATCAAGGTTACAATGGTCCGCTCACCATAATTGGCATTGGTAACCTGGAAGGAGTCCCTCATGATTTTCTGAAAGCGCTCTCTTCCGGTGGAGTCGTTATTAAACAGCTTCCACTAG GATCCGACATGATGAGCTGTGTGCGCCGTGCTTTGTTTTCGAGAGAACCTCGTTTTGAACCTCCCTTGTCAATGATGCTCATAACTGCCGTCCATGCCGATCTATTGGAAGATATCGTTTGCGTGTTTTTTAATCGTGGCCCCCGTTACAATCTTCTGCTGGCTTTTCCAGCCGTTACCGAACATGCAGATCCAGAGCCTCCAACCCTACTAGTCGACAACTTTGGTGGAGAGTGGGTCTGGGATAGGCTTGGCTTACTGAAAG ATCCAGGGTCTGCCAACTATGATACCAGAAGACAGGACACAGGCTGTGAATCGCATTGTTGCGGATTATGCGATGATTTTTCTTCCGACAGCTTTGATGATTTCAAAGCCCACCTCGACAGTCCCCAACATGCAGATAAG ATGCGTGAGTATCTTAGTTACCTTGCTGGGAGGTTTTATCGGGTCTTAGAAAATTTTGAGTCCGCCGTTAGGCTTCAAGAG TCTTATCTTGCAAAAGTGGAGGCAAAAAGGCGAGAGTTTGTAACGTGGTTCGGCTTGGATGATtctgatgatgaggatgatacTCCCAAGCCTCAGAAG GGGAAAAAATTCAAGGCCGCCCTTCTTTGCAAGTCTTCCTCTCTTAAGAAGAAGTCTACTGCCAAGCCCAAGAAGCCATCAAAG TCAAAAAGGTTGGAAACTGCAGAAGAAGCCGAGTGTTCCCTTCCAAAGAATGCTACTACCATGTCCTCTTAG
- the LOC106447910 gene encoding V-type proton ATPase 16 kDa proteolipid subunit isoform X4: MTVAEPGKLNIEESPPLWGSRSVDCFEKLEQIGEGTYGMGAAYGTAKSGVGVASMGVMRPELVMKSIVPVVMAGVLGIYGLIIDVIISTGINPKAKSYYLFDGYAHLSSGLACGLAGLSAGMAIGIVGDAGVRANAQQSKLFVGMILILIFAEATCNPLLQWFLIVLHCRCFHFR; this comes from the exons ATGACGGTGGCAGAGCCCGGGAAGCTAAATATAGAGGAGTCTCCTCCGCTATGGGGATCTCGCAGCGTCGATTGCTTCGAGAAGCTCGAACAAATCGGTGAAGGAACTTACG GTATGGGAGCAGCGTACGGGACAGCGAAGAGCGGGGTCGGTGTGGCGTCGATGGGTGTGATGAGACCAGAGCTTGTGATGAAATCGATTGTTCCCGTGGTTATGGCTGGTGTGTTGGGTATTTATGGTTTGATCATTGATGTCATCATCAGTACTGGAATCAATCCAAAGGCCAAGTCTTACTATCTATTCGATGGCTATGCTCATCTCTCTTCGGGTCTCGCTTGTGGTCTCGCCGGTCTCTCCGCTGGTATGGCTATTGGAATCGTCGGCGACGCAGGTGTCAG AGCGAATGCACAGCAATCAAAGCTGTTTGTGGGAATGATTTTGATTCTCATCTTTGCTGAAGCTACTTGTAATCCTTTGCTACAATGGTTTTTAATTGTATTGCATTGTCGTTGCTTTCATTTTCGTTGA